From Helicobacter sp. MIT 21-1697, a single genomic window includes:
- a CDS encoding cation:proton antiporter has protein sequence MSYPIETLSAFSIFVLLILFASPISSLTRIPIVVVEMILGAIAAHFFTFLNDSQEIHIVAEIGFLFLMFLCGLEVDIKSFAKLGKPFLLQTLAYFCTLYGITCIVVFSAKLSYVYIAAFPVMSLGMIVALIKDYGKDQPWLDLALKIGILGELVSIAALVIIDGASRHGVGSELGRKLFMLALFLLFVIFGFKVAKVIFWWIPQVRFLFLPNNDSNSQDLRFVFMLLFGFVLLMMFLEIKAVLGAFLAGTILATFFKHKAELPEKLNHFGFGFFVPFFFVHVGSTLNLNEVFGDTQILYHALYLVIGMLTLRIISASIVFGKYFKSVKFTLLFALSDSMPLTFLIATATLGKSIGELNDTLYASFVLGAILEGIIFSVLIKIVYVFWKTPKQKEK, from the coding sequence ATGAGTTATCCTATTGAAACCTTAAGTGCTTTTAGCATTTTTGTCCTCCTTATTTTATTTGCTTCACCTATCAGTAGCCTTACGCGTATTCCTATTGTAGTAGTAGAGATGATTTTAGGAGCTATTGCTGCGCATTTTTTTACCTTCCTTAATGATTCTCAAGAAATACATATTGTTGCAGAAATAGGATTTTTATTTTTAATGTTTTTATGCGGCTTGGAAGTAGATATTAAATCTTTTGCCAAGCTTGGCAAGCCCTTTTTGCTCCAAACCTTAGCCTATTTTTGCACACTCTATGGCATTACTTGTATTGTTGTTTTTAGCGCAAAACTTTCTTATGTGTATATTGCAGCCTTTCCTGTTATGAGCTTAGGTATGATTGTAGCACTCATCAAAGATTATGGCAAAGACCAACCTTGGCTTGATTTAGCACTCAAAATTGGAATCTTAGGCGAATTAGTGAGTATTGCCGCACTTGTGATTATTGATGGTGCATCGCGGCACGGAGTAGGAAGTGAGCTAGGAAGAAAACTCTTTATGCTTGCACTTTTCTTGCTTTTTGTCATTTTTGGCTTTAAGGTTGCAAAAGTTATTTTTTGGTGGATACCTCAAGTAAGATTCTTGTTTTTACCAAACAATGATAGCAACTCACAAGACTTACGATTTGTCTTTATGCTGCTTTTTGGCTTCGTGCTTTTAATGATGTTTTTAGAGATTAAAGCCGTGCTTGGAGCATTTTTAGCCGGCACTATTCTCGCCACATTTTTTAAACATAAAGCCGAATTGCCAGAAAAGCTTAATCATTTTGGATTTGGATTCTTTGTGCCATTTTTCTTTGTGCATGTGGGCTCTACACTCAATCTCAACGAAGTCTTTGGCGATACGCAGATTCTCTATCACGCTTTATATCTTGTCATTGGTATGCTTACATTGCGTATTATTAGCGCAAGTATTGTTTTTGGCAAATATTTTAAAAGCGTAAAATTCACGCTACTTTTTGCCCTCAGCGATTCTATGCCACTTACCTTTTTGATTGCTACTGCTACTTTAGGTAAAAGTATTGGCGAACTCAACGATACACTTTATGCGTCATTTGTGCTTGGTGCGATTTTGGAGGGCATTATTTTTAGTGTGCTTATTAAAATTGTATATGTTTTTTGGAAAACACCCAAACAAAAGGAAAAATAA